ACGAATTTTTGCGATATCAGTTGAAATTCTTTCGCTAATGTCATCAGCTTCTGCGATTTCTGCTTTAAATTGGTCGCGGTTTTTATAGACGTGATAAGCTGCATATCCTGTGCAACCAGCCACGCCGAGTGCGATAAGATGTCTTAATTTCATGCTTTTACCTCTTGAGAGATTTGCTCTGCTAATTTACCAAGCGCTTCAAAGTCAGGTTCGTGTTCTGTGAAGGCAAATGTGACTTCGTCGTTAGTATCATAACGTGGAATGAGGTGGACGTGTGCATGGAAAACAGTTTGTCCAGCGACTTCTTCGTTGTTATTAAGAATGTTCATGCCGACAGCACTAGTAGCTTTTTGGACGGCACGTGCGACTTTTGGTAAACGACCAAAGAGTATTTCTGATGCTTCTTGAGACATGGCAAGAACATTGCGGACGTGCTCTTTTGGAATTAATAGAGTATGTCCTTTAGTTGTTTGTGAAATGTCTAAAAAAGCAAGTACTTGGTCATCTTCATAGACTTTTGATGACGGAATGTCACCAGCGATAATTTTACAAAAGATACAATTTTCCATTTGAATCACCTATAATCCTTTGATTTTGTTATAATTATTATATCAAAAATTTGTGGGTATCTTATGTTAAAAATTGAAAATGTAACTGGGGGATATATTAACATCCCTGTCTTAAAAAATATTTCTTTTGAAGTTGGTGACGGTGAGCTTATTGGCTTAATTGGTTTGAATGGGGCTGGTAAGTCAACGACAATCAATGAAATTATCGGACTTTTAACGCCATATCAAGGGCAAATTTCGATTGATGGTTTGACTTTGGCGCAGGATCAGGCGGAATATCGTAAGAAAATCGGATTTATCCCAGAAATGCCAAGTTTATATGAAGAACTGACTTTACGTGAACATTTAGAAACGGTTGCAATGGCTTATGACCTTAATTATGATGAGGCGATGGCGCGTGCGACAGAATTGTTGGAACTTTTCCGTTTATCTGATAAATTAGAGTGGTTTCCGATTAATTTCTCTAAAGGGATGAAGCAGAAGGTCATGATTATTTGTGCCTTTATGGTTAATCCAAGTTTGTTTATCGTTGATGAACCCTTTTTGGGATTGGACCCATTAGCGATTTCTGATTTGACAGAATTATTGGCGCAAGAAAAGGCAAAAGGAAAAGCGATTTTGATGTCAACACACGTTTTGGATGCTGCTGAAAAGATGTGTGACCGTTTTGTGATTTTGCATCAAGGGCAAATTCGTGCGACTGGTACATTGGCAGAGCTACGTGAAGCTTTTGGTGATGAGACAGCAACGCTTAATGCTATTTATATGTCATTGACTAAAGAGGTGTGATATGAAAGAAGTTTTTCAAAAGCGCCGTAGTGCTTTTTTAGGGCAAAGCTTAAAGTATCTTCGTTATGTCTTTAATGACCATTTTGTGCTAGTCTTGGTTTTCTTAACAGGTTTTCTGATGGTTCAATACAGCCAGCTGTTACGTCAGTTTCCAAGCCAGACAGTCGTTGTTGACGTGATTTTGGTCTTGGTTATCCTTGTTTTGCTTAGCCTTGGGAAGATTGCGACTTATTTGGAAGCACCTGATAAATTGTTCTATTTGCCAAAAGAAGTTGAGATTTTGCAATGGCTATCACAGGCAAGACGTCGTGCTTTTGTGATTTGGACGAT
This sequence is a window from Streptococcus macedonicus ACA-DC 198. Protein-coding genes within it:
- the hit gene encoding Histidine triad (HIT) nucleotide-binding protein, similarity with At5g48545 and yeast YDL125C (HNT1), whose protein sequence is MENCIFCKIIAGDIPSSKVYEDDQVLAFLDISQTTKGHTLLIPKEHVRNVLAMSQEASEILFGRLPKVARAVQKATSAVGMNILNNNEEVAGQTVFHAHVHLIPRYDTNDEVTFAFTEHEPDFEALGKLAEQISQEVKA
- the ecsA gene encoding ABC transporter, ATP-binding protein EcsA, producing the protein MLKIENVTGGYINIPVLKNISFEVGDGELIGLIGLNGAGKSTTINEIIGLLTPYQGQISIDGLTLAQDQAEYRKKIGFIPEMPSLYEELTLREHLETVAMAYDLNYDEAMARATELLELFRLSDKLEWFPINFSKGMKQKVMIICAFMVNPSLFIVDEPFLGLDPLAISDLTELLAQEKAKGKAILMSTHVLDAAEKMCDRFVILHQGQIRATGTLAELREAFGDETATLNAIYMSLTKEV